One genomic segment of Alkalimarinus alittae includes these proteins:
- a CDS encoding Fic family protein → MATAKHYWAWQRKDWGNWNLSNIHASDQLEKSVRTVSKIQTLSSQLSTKDKNNIKAKLLEEETIHTSAIEGKILDRDSVRSSISRRLGIASDHIKQAKNRSIDGIIETLLDATEGYESPLTYNRLCRWQSSLFPTGRDEYGYPIETGCYRTSNEDMKVVSLIGNREVTHYIAPPSDTVPVEMDTFISWFNHTAKKPSYIRAAIATYWFVSIHPFDDGNGRLCRAVADMAIAQAEDTGLRLYSFSSTLRASAPLMKEYYNLLEACQRGEKTLNDWVIFFLEVVEQAAHDASVLLFDINKKTAFWDKCRIRETVLNERQIKFLNVVLDQGSSFVGNIQRKRYHKINKHVSEETIKRDLQDLLKKDVIISIQTVGRNAGYQLNPEWFET, encoded by the coding sequence ATGGCTACAGCGAAACACTATTGGGCATGGCAACGAAAAGATTGGGGGAACTGGAACCTTTCAAATATCCATGCTTCTGATCAGCTTGAAAAATCTGTACGCACGGTATCAAAAATACAGACATTATCTTCACAGCTTTCAACTAAAGACAAAAATAATATAAAAGCAAAGTTGCTTGAAGAAGAAACCATTCATACATCTGCCATTGAAGGAAAAATACTCGATAGGGACTCTGTAAGGTCATCAATTTCCCGACGCTTAGGTATTGCTTCCGATCACATTAAACAAGCTAAAAATAGAAGTATTGATGGAATAATAGAAACACTACTCGATGCAACAGAAGGCTATGAGTCACCTTTAACTTATAATCGTTTATGCAGATGGCAATCCAGCCTGTTTCCAACAGGTAGAGATGAATACGGATACCCAATAGAAACAGGTTGCTACAGAACATCCAACGAAGACATGAAAGTAGTTTCACTTATTGGAAACAGAGAAGTTACACACTATATCGCACCACCCAGTGATACGGTTCCCGTAGAAATGGATACATTTATTAGTTGGTTTAATCACACCGCTAAAAAACCAAGTTATATCCGAGCTGCCATTGCTACCTACTGGTTTGTATCTATCCACCCTTTTGATGATGGAAATGGTCGATTGTGTAGAGCAGTAGCAGATATGGCCATTGCTCAAGCCGAAGATACAGGGTTAAGACTATATAGTTTTTCTAGCACCTTACGGGCAAGCGCACCCTTAATGAAGGAATATTATAACTTACTTGAGGCCTGCCAACGTGGTGAGAAGACGCTGAATGATTGGGTTATTTTTTTTCTGGAAGTGGTCGAACAAGCCGCCCATGATGCGTCTGTCCTACTTTTCGACATCAATAAAAAGACCGCATTCTGGGATAAATGCAGAATAAGAGAAACCGTACTCAATGAACGCCAGATTAAGTTCCTTAATGTCGTACTAGATCAAGGAAGCTCATTTGTAGGGAATATTCAACGCAAACGATATCACAAAATAAATAAACACGTATCTGAAGAAACAATCAAAAGAGACTTACAAGACTTACTAAAAAAAGACGTTATTATCAGTATTCAAACGGTTGGTCGCAATGCAGGGTATCAATTAAACCCTGAATGGTTTGAAACATAA
- a CDS encoding class II fumarate hydratase, with amino-acid sequence MSQFRTETDSMGPVKVPKQALYGAQTQRAVNNFPISDQPMPACFIVALAQIKQAAAISNGQLGLLDSGMTKAITAACEEVAGGQHLDQFPIDVFQTGSGTSTNMNMNEVIATLASERSGQPVGPNDHVNMGQSSNDVIPTAIHVSAAVALNQHLIPALNHLHQCLIDKAQSVDDCVKTGRTHLMDAMPVRLSQELGGWAEQILNAINRLENLKPELHALAQGGTAVGTGVNAHPDFASLFVKELSQICGLAFSVSPNFFVSISSQDTAVALSGQLKVLAVSLMKISNDLRWMNSGPLAGLGEIELEALQPGSSIMPGKVNPVIPEAVAMVAAQVMGNDTTVTIAAQSGNFQLNVMLPVIAYNLLQSIELLANAARLLADKSINSFTVRKDNLEQNLARNPILVTALNSIIGYQKAAKIAKKAYASGQPIIDVAEQETDLSREELEGLLDPIKLTKGG; translated from the coding sequence ATGTCTCAATTTAGAACCGAAACCGATAGTATGGGGCCGGTGAAAGTACCCAAACAGGCGCTTTATGGCGCGCAAACGCAGCGTGCTGTTAATAACTTCCCGATTAGCGACCAACCAATGCCTGCCTGTTTTATCGTTGCGCTGGCACAGATTAAACAGGCGGCGGCTATCAGTAATGGTCAGTTGGGTTTATTAGATAGCGGTATGACTAAAGCGATTACCGCTGCCTGTGAAGAGGTTGCGGGCGGCCAACATCTTGATCAGTTTCCTATTGATGTGTTCCAAACGGGGTCAGGCACTAGTACCAATATGAACATGAATGAAGTCATTGCGACCTTAGCCAGCGAGCGCTCTGGCCAACCGGTGGGCCCTAATGACCATGTTAATATGGGGCAGAGTAGTAATGATGTAATTCCAACCGCCATTCATGTCAGCGCTGCCGTAGCTCTAAACCAGCATTTAATCCCCGCGCTTAACCACTTACATCAGTGCTTGATAGATAAAGCTCAATCAGTAGACGATTGCGTAAAAACCGGGCGTACCCATTTGATGGATGCTATGCCGGTGCGACTAAGTCAGGAGCTGGGCGGTTGGGCAGAGCAAATATTGAATGCCATCAACCGACTAGAAAACCTCAAACCAGAATTACATGCGTTGGCTCAAGGCGGAACTGCCGTCGGCACAGGGGTTAATGCACACCCTGACTTCGCGTCATTATTTGTTAAAGAACTCAGCCAAATTTGTGGCTTAGCGTTTTCCGTTAGTCCCAACTTTTTCGTCAGCATCAGCAGCCAAGATACGGCAGTGGCTTTATCGGGCCAGCTTAAAGTTCTGGCCGTAAGTTTGATGAAAATCTCCAATGATTTACGCTGGATGAACTCAGGCCCGTTGGCAGGGCTAGGTGAGATTGAGCTAGAAGCACTACAACCGGGTTCATCTATTATGCCCGGCAAGGTTAACCCCGTAATCCCAGAAGCCGTCGCCATGGTCGCCGCGCAAGTAATGGGCAACGATACCACCGTGACCATTGCTGCGCAGTCAGGTAACTTTCAACTAAATGTGATGCTACCAGTGATCGCTTACAACCTGCTGCAAAGCATTGAACTGTTAGCTAACGCTGCCCGATTACTGGCTGACAAATCGATAAACTCCTTTACCGTGCGGAAAGACAATTTAGAACAAAATTTGGCACGCAACCCTATTCTAGTCACCGCGCTTAATTCAATTATTGGCTACCAAAAAGCCGCCAAAATCGCTAAAAAGGCGTATGCCTCAGGGCAGCCTATTATTGATGTCGCCGAACAAGAAACCGACTTGAGTAGGGAAGAATTAGAAGGCTTATTAGATCCGATTAAACTGACCAAGGGCGGGTAG
- a CDS encoding DUF294 nucleotidyltransferase-like domain-containing protein, whose product MQAEQVEISNFLSQYRPFDELTTEARDALAQSIEIAYFRAGTEILHFRDTIEDLYIVRSGSVEVFRRNGELHNRLDEGGIFGQMGLLMNGKVRFPVTALDDTLVYCIPDEMFKHYCAEYDDFADYFEADDVGILRSTVSRSVELSDLTTVKVKTILTRSPVTASPDWTVQEAARHMGEEDVSFLLICTTDVQSGKNVLNLVGVLTEDHLRHSIVAEGMPLTTLISEVMSTDYKVLDSNDYMFEAMLMMLRFNQKHLPVMNRQEPIGALTLSDILRHESQSSLLFVKGIFAQQTVKDLTVYAKQLPAVYVRMVNEDANSHMIGTAMAVIGRSIKQHLLTLAEEVFGPPPVPYCFLALGSMARDEQLLITDQDNALLFDNDYRAEEHEAYFIKLAKFVSDGLAACGYTYCTGDIMATNPQWRKTFTEWQECFAGWIDNPDPQALLNCSIFFDLDGVYGEIKLADTLKAFVAQHAKSNPRFLASLARTALNRTPPLGFFKNFVMEPDGRHGQSINLKRRGTAPLSDVIRVHALAVGSSSQNSFDRLDDVIEAGILPDGKGRELSDALEYISMVRIRHQAQDVEQGEPPDNTINPKYLSTFEKRNLREAFQILDKAQQFLKYRYTAQTSLK is encoded by the coding sequence GTGCAAGCCGAGCAGGTCGAGATTTCAAACTTTCTTTCCCAGTATCGTCCGTTCGATGAGTTAACTACCGAAGCGCGTGATGCGTTGGCGCAGTCGATAGAAATTGCTTACTTTCGAGCAGGCACCGAAATTTTACACTTTCGTGACACGATTGAAGATTTATATATCGTTCGTAGTGGCTCGGTGGAGGTGTTTCGTCGTAACGGAGAGCTACATAACCGTTTGGATGAAGGCGGTATTTTTGGGCAGATGGGCTTGTTAATGAACGGCAAGGTGCGTTTTCCGGTAACGGCACTTGATGATACCTTGGTGTACTGCATTCCAGATGAAATGTTTAAACATTACTGCGCCGAATATGATGACTTCGCCGATTATTTTGAAGCAGATGATGTTGGCATTTTAAGGAGCACTGTATCTCGCTCTGTAGAATTGAGTGACCTGACCACGGTGAAAGTAAAGACTATCTTAACAAGGTCGCCTGTGACCGCTTCACCAGACTGGACCGTTCAAGAAGCGGCTAGGCATATGGGTGAAGAAGACGTCTCCTTTTTGTTGATCTGCACGACAGACGTTCAGTCGGGCAAAAACGTGCTGAATTTGGTTGGCGTACTAACGGAAGATCATTTACGACACAGCATTGTTGCTGAAGGGATGCCGCTCACGACGCTGATCAGCGAAGTCATGTCGACAGACTATAAAGTACTCGACTCTAATGACTACATGTTTGAAGCCATGCTAATGATGTTGAGGTTTAATCAGAAGCACCTGCCGGTTATGAATCGGCAAGAACCCATTGGTGCGTTGACGCTTTCTGATATTCTTCGGCATGAATCCCAAAGCAGCTTACTGTTTGTTAAAGGGATTTTTGCGCAACAGACAGTAAAAGACCTAACTGTTTATGCCAAACAACTACCTGCGGTCTATGTGCGGATGGTCAATGAAGATGCTAACTCCCATATGATCGGCACTGCGATGGCGGTGATTGGTCGGTCGATTAAGCAGCACTTATTGACGCTGGCAGAAGAAGTGTTCGGTCCACCGCCTGTACCCTATTGTTTTCTAGCATTAGGCTCGATGGCGAGGGATGAGCAGCTATTGATAACAGACCAAGATAACGCTCTATTGTTCGATAACGACTATAGAGCGGAAGAGCACGAAGCGTACTTTATCAAGCTAGCTAAGTTCGTCAGTGATGGTTTAGCTGCGTGCGGATACACCTATTGCACTGGCGATATTATGGCGACCAACCCTCAGTGGCGTAAAACCTTCACCGAGTGGCAGGAATGCTTTGCAGGTTGGATAGATAACCCTGATCCTCAGGCCTTGCTTAATTGCAGCATCTTCTTTGATTTGGATGGCGTGTATGGAGAAATAAAACTAGCAGACACCTTAAAGGCATTTGTGGCGCAACACGCAAAAAGTAACCCCCGTTTTTTAGCCAGTCTTGCACGAACAGCACTTAACAGAACCCCCCCGCTTGGTTTTTTTAAGAATTTTGTAATGGAACCTGATGGACGGCATGGCCAGTCTATTAATCTTAAACGTCGGGGGACTGCGCCCTTGAGCGACGTAATACGTGTGCATGCTTTGGCAGTAGGATCCAGCTCACAAAACTCCTTTGATCGGTTGGACGACGTTATAGAAGCAGGGATACTGCCCGACGGGAAAGGGCGAGAGCTGAGTGATGCCCTAGAGTATATTTCTATGGTGCGTATTCGACATCAGGCACAAGACGTAGAGCAGGGTGAACCCCCCGATAACACCATCAACCCAAAGTATTTATCGACCTTTGAGAAACGAAACCTACGAGAGGCTTTCCAGATTTTAGACAAGGCCCAGCAGTTTCTAAAATATAGATACACTGCTCAGACCTCTTTAAAGTAA
- a CDS encoding DUF2750 domain-containing protein: MSDNELKSILELDCEERYDFFLSAVGEEKEVWILINSDKQFLKIYAEDDGFEYLPVWPNSEFATEYAKNAKELTPKSISLPEFFEKWVPGLMKDSIEIGVIPGLDSDIWVTPPTELQKDLQEELSNF, encoded by the coding sequence ATGAGCGATAACGAGCTAAAAAGCATACTGGAACTAGATTGTGAGGAACGATACGACTTCTTTTTAAGTGCAGTCGGCGAAGAGAAAGAGGTCTGGATACTGATTAATAGCGATAAGCAGTTTCTAAAGATCTACGCAGAAGATGATGGCTTCGAGTACTTACCGGTTTGGCCTAATTCAGAATTTGCGACTGAATACGCTAAAAACGCGAAAGAACTCACGCCAAAGAGTATCTCATTGCCTGAGTTCTTTGAAAAATGGGTGCCTGGCCTAATGAAAGATAGCATCGAAATAGGTGTCATCCCTGGGCTAGATTCAGACATATGGGTGACGCCTCCCACCGAGTTGCAGAAAGACCTGCAAGAAGAGTTATCTAACTTTTAA
- a CDS encoding FMN-dependent NADH-azoreductase has protein sequence MNTLLRLDTSLFSGQGVSTQLSDDLLNQIKKNNSELTIIHRNFAQQPIPHLDGDWLQALMTPDEKRSVEQQQKVEFSDQLIEELRSADTIIIGLPMYNFSIPSMLKAWFDHVARAGTTFKYTTSGPEGLLTDKKVYLVTTRGGIHKDQPSDTQMPFVKIFLAFLGLTNVETIYAEGLNMGDEVRDAAIVSAKQSIEALAFA, from the coding sequence ATGAACACACTACTAAGACTCGACACTAGCCTTTTTTCTGGACAAGGTGTTTCAACCCAACTTTCTGATGACCTGCTTAACCAGATTAAGAAGAACAACTCAGAACTGACCATTATCCACCGTAATTTTGCTCAGCAGCCTATCCCTCATTTAGATGGCGACTGGCTACAAGCGTTGATGACACCAGACGAAAAACGTAGTGTCGAGCAGCAACAAAAAGTTGAATTTTCTGACCAGTTGATCGAAGAGTTGCGGTCGGCAGATACCATTATCATCGGCCTACCTATGTACAACTTCAGTATTCCTTCGATGTTAAAAGCGTGGTTCGATCACGTCGCCAGAGCGGGTACCACCTTTAAATACACCACTTCAGGGCCTGAAGGGCTACTCACCGACAAAAAAGTATATTTGGTTACTACCCGCGGAGGCATCCATAAAGACCAACCAAGCGATACACAAATGCCCTTTGTGAAAATATTTTTAGCATTTTTAGGGTTAACCAATGTCGAGACCATATATGCCGAAGGACTTAATATGGGAGATGAGGTGAGAGACGCGGCCATAGTCTCTGCTAAACAGTCTATTGAAGCTCTTGCTTTCGCCTAG
- a CDS encoding DMT family transporter has product MQPQTKGFLFATLGSLSAALFFVPYKKALETTDPQTYLFAVYIIGFLFSLVGSVAKKNTIKINKTTLWGALLFAVLSVVGNYAIGRSMEGIDPSITVLITRTQVIMVLFMGWLFLREEMVRFLIPGALTAFAGFFLMSYSEEVSLDGELAFYLWALMAAFCFGVSQVILKSIIHQIEPITLNFLRLLMGCAFIAFIPGVMAEIIKIGADIWWYAAASAFFGPLVSRVSYMYSVRYIPVSQSTLFIMLSPVFTAILSWGLLGLFPTIQQMMGGAIVMLGIVMPVLYLLRKN; this is encoded by the coding sequence TTGCAACCGCAAACCAAAGGCTTTCTCTTTGCCACGTTAGGCTCCCTCTCTGCGGCTCTATTTTTTGTACCCTACAAAAAAGCGCTAGAAACCACTGACCCGCAAACCTATTTATTTGCGGTGTATATCATTGGCTTTTTGTTTAGCCTAGTCGGCAGCGTCGCTAAGAAAAATACGATCAAAATCAATAAAACCACCCTGTGGGGCGCACTACTATTTGCGGTTTTGTCGGTCGTTGGTAACTATGCAATCGGCCGTTCAATGGAAGGTATTGATCCTTCGATTACAGTACTGATTACCCGCACCCAAGTCATCATGGTGCTGTTTATGGGCTGGCTGTTTCTCCGTGAAGAAATGGTGAGGTTTTTAATACCCGGTGCATTGACCGCCTTTGCGGGTTTCTTTCTGATGAGCTATAGCGAAGAGGTGTCGCTGGATGGCGAGTTGGCCTTTTATTTGTGGGCATTGATGGCGGCGTTTTGCTTTGGGGTAAGTCAGGTAATTTTAAAGTCGATTATTCATCAAATAGAGCCGATTACGCTTAACTTTCTTAGGCTGTTAATGGGTTGTGCCTTTATTGCATTTATTCCAGGTGTAATGGCCGAGATTATAAAGATTGGTGCTGATATTTGGTGGTATGCAGCGGCATCAGCCTTTTTTGGACCGCTGGTTTCACGCGTCTCTTATATGTACTCTGTGCGTTATATTCCGGTTAGTCAGTCGACATTGTTTATTATGCTGAGCCCGGTCTTTACGGCTATTTTGTCGTGGGGATTATTAGGATTATTTCCGACGATTCAGCAGATGATGGGGGGGGCGATTGTGATGTTGGGGATTGTCATGCCGGTGCTGTATTTATTGAGAAAAAACTAA
- a CDS encoding reverse transcriptase family protein produces the protein MSYRRWVAQCLAGAFKAGDLTDAQLNSRGAKTLGESPQWLAVLAKDTVKQFKHAWQSSHLAQVTLFILQHSEFKLASCFPQSKLIIRYVYLWPANIPPSDSTIMQLGLPIIPTEGELIRWLNLSSNDFLWLQNVFRTRPQSQTKMNHYCYTWISKKQGQYRLIEAPKECLKRVQKRIYQEILKPLPQSGYVHGFVPGRSIVSHAQLHVGQALILKFDLQDFFPSIHYRKVYAQFSGLGYSHEVARSLAALCTHQTPRDIVKQPSPKCVDADLNLYNQRHLPQGAPTSPMLANLAARHLDKRLGSLAHKLGYRYSRYADDMVISGPRLSANAIGRFQDKVGAIVLEEGFALNTRKNRAIKHSQRQQVTHIVVNKKTNIKREEFDAFKALLFNCARFGPASQNKDGITHFKAHIKGKIAHYHGINPQKTLKLKRLFSLIEWP, from the coding sequence GTGAGTTATCGACGATGGGTGGCCCAATGCCTTGCTGGCGCATTTAAAGCGGGTGACTTAACGGATGCGCAACTCAACAGCCGAGGGGCTAAGACGCTGGGTGAAAGCCCGCAATGGTTAGCTGTTCTGGCCAAAGATACGGTAAAGCAGTTCAAACATGCTTGGCAATCCAGCCACCTCGCTCAAGTCACACTCTTTATTTTACAGCATAGCGAATTCAAGTTAGCTAGTTGTTTCCCTCAATCAAAATTGATTATTCGTTATGTTTATCTGTGGCCTGCTAATATACCGCCTAGCGATTCAACGATCATGCAACTGGGGCTTCCCATTATTCCTACAGAAGGGGAACTGATTAGGTGGCTTAATTTAAGTTCGAATGATTTTCTTTGGCTTCAAAATGTGTTTCGAACACGCCCTCAGTCGCAAACAAAAATGAACCATTATTGCTATACATGGATTTCGAAAAAACAGGGCCAATATCGGTTAATAGAAGCGCCAAAAGAATGTTTAAAACGTGTTCAGAAACGCATTTATCAGGAGATACTGAAACCTTTGCCGCAGTCAGGTTATGTGCATGGTTTTGTCCCCGGTCGATCCATTGTCAGTCATGCTCAATTACATGTCGGGCAAGCATTAATACTTAAATTTGACCTTCAGGACTTTTTTCCCTCCATTCACTATCGAAAGGTTTATGCGCAGTTTTCTGGCTTGGGTTATTCTCATGAGGTCGCTCGTTCACTGGCCGCACTTTGCACTCACCAAACACCTCGCGACATAGTGAAACAGCCTTCACCTAAGTGTGTGGATGCCGATTTGAACTTATACAACCAACGCCATTTGCCGCAAGGCGCCCCAACGTCACCCATGCTAGCCAATCTGGCCGCTAGGCATCTTGATAAACGATTAGGCTCTTTAGCGCATAAATTGGGTTACCGATATAGTCGGTATGCTGATGACATGGTTATTTCAGGCCCTCGACTGTCGGCGAATGCTATAGGCCGTTTTCAAGATAAAGTAGGTGCCATCGTGCTGGAAGAAGGCTTTGCGCTTAATACACGCAAAAACCGAGCAATTAAACACTCCCAGCGGCAACAGGTCACTCATATTGTTGTAAATAAAAAAACCAATATAAAAAGAGAAGAATTTGATGCATTCAAAGCACTACTATTTAATTGCGCTCGATTCGGCCCTGCATCACAAAACAAGGACGGTATTACACATTTCAAAGCGCATATTAAAGGAAAAATAGCGCATTACCACGGGATAAATCCCCAAAAAACGCTCAAGTTAAAAAGGCTGTTTAGTCTTATAGAGTGGCCTTAG
- a CDS encoding sterol desaturase family protein: MEFKVQYILLAFAPVFFGFILWEVWYLRNRQSEFPTAQYSWVDTISNGVLAVMHEATDAIAALGIMVLYHTLFDFRLFDIENSILSILLLFVLQDFLYYWFHRASHRVRWFWASHVVHHSSESLNFSTAFRQSATYPISGMWVFWLPLIALGFQPETVIAVVLFNLAYQFFIHTQVTPKLGWIEFIFNTPSHHRVHHARNPEYIDQNYAGTLIIWDRLFGTFVEEKDNLACEYGITDQIQTHNPITLTFHEWRAMLKDMRAPNQSLWHRLKHLWAPPEWAKSEEAAAGDKTQFQTKLHS; encoded by the coding sequence ATGGAGTTTAAGGTTCAATACATATTGCTGGCATTTGCACCGGTTTTTTTCGGTTTTATCTTATGGGAAGTCTGGTATTTAAGAAACCGACAATCTGAATTCCCTACCGCTCAATACAGCTGGGTTGATACGATCTCTAATGGCGTGCTGGCCGTGATGCATGAAGCCACTGATGCCATTGCCGCACTGGGCATCATGGTGCTCTATCATACGTTATTCGATTTTCGCTTATTTGATATTGAAAACTCTATTTTGAGCATCCTGCTGCTATTTGTCTTGCAGGATTTTCTGTATTACTGGTTTCACCGTGCCAGCCACCGCGTTCGTTGGTTTTGGGCGTCTCATGTGGTCCATCATTCCTCTGAATCACTCAACTTCTCAACCGCCTTTCGTCAAAGTGCCACCTACCCCATTTCTGGCATGTGGGTATTCTGGTTGCCGTTAATCGCGCTTGGTTTTCAACCTGAAACCGTTATTGCCGTAGTGCTATTTAACTTGGCTTACCAGTTTTTTATCCACACTCAAGTCACGCCCAAACTTGGATGGATAGAGTTTATTTTTAACACCCCTTCTCACCATAGAGTCCACCATGCTCGTAACCCTGAATATATCGACCAAAACTATGCGGGTACACTGATTATCTGGGACCGCTTGTTTGGAACCTTTGTTGAAGAGAAAGACAACCTAGCCTGCGAGTACGGCATCACCGATCAGATACAGACACATAACCCTATTACCTTAACGTTCCATGAGTGGCGAGCCATGTTGAAAGATATGCGCGCGCCCAACCAAAGCCTGTGGCACCGATTAAAGCATCTATGGGCACCGCCAGAATGGGCTAAGAGTGAAGAAGCCGCAGCGGGTGATAAAACACAATTTCAAACGAAGTTGCATAGCTAA
- a CDS encoding 3'-5' exonuclease: MSDYESNVPSPLAWPNYYAAQSKRCKDARLKAFFDAGVVDPQTPLNEVPFLAMDFETTGLDPREHGIVSVGMVPFTLSRIRCRNASHFIVKPRQTLLPKSVTIHGITHSDVKSAPDLDEVLHDVLPMLAKQVVVVHYRHIERDFLNLALLTRIQEEMFFPVIDTMLLEEQILQKQRSVVASLLGQRSTLSLRLPDIRERYGLPRYNLHHALTDALATAELLQAQIAHHFDDKTPISQLWC, from the coding sequence ATGAGTGATTATGAATCCAACGTTCCGTCGCCATTAGCCTGGCCAAACTATTACGCCGCGCAGTCTAAACGTTGTAAAGATGCACGCCTAAAAGCGTTTTTTGATGCGGGTGTGGTAGACCCCCAAACCCCGTTGAATGAAGTGCCTTTTTTGGCGATGGACTTCGAAACCACCGGTTTGGACCCCCGTGAGCATGGCATCGTAAGTGTGGGAATGGTGCCGTTCACGTTGTCACGTATTCGCTGTCGCAACGCTAGCCACTTTATCGTAAAGCCTCGGCAAACACTTTTGCCCAAGTCAGTCACCATTCACGGTATTACCCATTCTGATGTGAAATCAGCGCCAGACCTTGATGAGGTGCTGCATGACGTTCTGCCGATGTTAGCAAAGCAGGTTGTGGTGGTGCATTACCGGCATATTGAGCGAGATTTCTTAAACTTAGCCCTGTTGACGCGGATTCAAGAAGAGATGTTCTTCCCTGTGATTGATACCATGCTACTAGAAGAGCAGATACTGCAAAAGCAGCGAAGTGTTGTTGCCAGTTTACTAGGGCAGCGCTCGACGTTGTCGCTACGCTTACCGGATATACGTGAGCGTTATGGTTTACCCCGTTATAACTTACACCACGCGTTGACCGACGCTTTAGCAACAGCGGAGCTTCTGCAAGCGCAAATTGCACATCACTTTGATGATAAGACGCCTATATCGCAGCTTTGGTGTTAG
- a CDS encoding BCCT family transporter, translated as MPNPKDKYSIHSTDYTVGQNNIQRWGFDIHNPVFGTSAGLILIFIIAVLAVDPATAKATLDGIKWDIIGSFDAFFMWSANLFVLFCLALIVSPYGKIRLGGDEAKPEHSRISWLAMLFAAGMGIGLMFWGVAEPVAYFTGWYETPLGVEANTPEAARLALGATMYHWGLHPWAIYAVVALSLAFFTYNKGLPLSIRSAFYPILGDRTWGWAGHIIDILAVLATLFGLATSLGLGAQQAAAGINHIFGFESGVGLQIGVIIGVTLLATYSVMRGLEGGVKLLSNINMIIAMALLAFVTLVGFAVALGTIPTTLMAYVENIIPLSNPHGRDDEAWFQGWTVFYWAWWISWSPFVGMFIARVSKGRTIREFIIAVLLIPTTVTIIWMSVYGGLAIDQVIQGVGALGTEGLTKVPLAMFQMFDELPFGSILSMVAIVLVLVFFITSSDSGSLVIDSITAGGKIDAPVPQRVFWAIIEGVIAAALLWIGGTEAIQALQAGAISTGLPFTLVLLLMCVSLMMGLRTEPRAS; from the coding sequence ATGCCAAATCCGAAAGATAAATACAGTATTCACAGTACCGACTATACCGTCGGTCAAAACAACATTCAGCGTTGGGGGTTTGATATCCACAACCCTGTATTCGGCACCAGTGCCGGCCTTATTCTCATCTTTATCATCGCCGTTTTAGCTGTAGATCCAGCAACAGCTAAAGCCACATTAGACGGTATAAAGTGGGACATTATTGGCAGCTTTGATGCGTTCTTTATGTGGTCTGCCAACCTCTTCGTGCTATTTTGTCTTGCCCTTATCGTATCCCCTTACGGTAAAATTCGCCTCGGCGGTGATGAGGCTAAGCCAGAACATTCAAGAATATCTTGGCTTGCGATGCTGTTTGCTGCGGGCATGGGAATAGGCCTAATGTTTTGGGGGGTTGCTGAGCCCGTTGCTTACTTCACCGGCTGGTACGAAACACCGCTGGGGGTTGAAGCCAATACACCCGAAGCCGCTCGCCTTGCACTAGGTGCTACGATGTATCACTGGGGGCTTCACCCTTGGGCGATCTATGCGGTAGTGGCCTTATCGCTGGCTTTTTTCACCTACAATAAAGGGCTTCCTTTATCTATTCGCTCAGCTTTTTATCCTATTTTAGGTGATCGCACATGGGGCTGGGCTGGTCATATTATAGACATTCTTGCGGTACTCGCCACACTGTTCGGCTTAGCCACTTCTCTAGGGTTAGGCGCTCAACAAGCCGCTGCGGGTATTAATCATATCTTTGGCTTTGAAAGTGGTGTCGGACTACAAATAGGCGTCATTATTGGTGTTACCTTATTAGCGACCTATTCTGTTATGCGTGGACTAGAAGGCGGCGTTAAGTTACTCAGTAATATCAATATGATAATCGCGATGGCACTATTAGCATTTGTTACGTTGGTTGGCTTTGCTGTTGCGTTAGGCACGATTCCTACCACTCTCATGGCTTATGTCGAGAACATCATTCCTTTGAGTAACCCTCATGGTCGTGATGACGAAGCATGGTTTCAGGGTTGGACGGTATTCTATTGGGCATGGTGGATTTCATGGTCCCCATTCGTAGGTATGTTTATCGCAAGAGTCTCTAAAGGCCGCACCATCCGTGAATTTATCATTGCCGTGCTGTTAATCCCTACGACTGTAACGATTATTTGGATGTCTGTGTATGGTGGCTTAGCCATTGATCAGGTGATTCAGGGTGTGGGTGCACTCGGTACAGAAGGCTTAACCAAAGTACCGTTAGCGATGTTTCAAATGTTTGATGAATTACCTTTCGGCTCCATTCTATCGATGGTAGCCATTGTATTAGTATTGGTGTTTTTCATCACGTCATCCGATTCTGGCTCACTGGTAATAGACAGCATTACTGCAGGCGGAAAAATTGATGCGCCCGTTCCACAGCGAGTTTTTTGGGCGATCATTGAAGGTGTAATTGCCGCTGCATTATTGTGGATAGGCGGAACAGAAGCGATTCAAGCGTTACAAGCAGGCGCTATTTCAACGGGGCTGCCCTTCACGCTGGTATTGTTATTAATGTGTGTTAGCTTAATGATGGGGCTTAGAACTGAGCCTCGTGCTAGCTAG